The following coding sequences lie in one Candoia aspera isolate rCanAsp1 chromosome 11, rCanAsp1.hap2, whole genome shotgun sequence genomic window:
- the LOC134503919 gene encoding mitogen-activated protein kinase 15-like has translation MAACFLSNCRPQLTLEELLPASTPPQALDLLKQLLVFNPEKWLTAEEALEHPYVQRFHCAAKEPALDHSVTLPLADDVQLSVAEYCNRVYEVMPCPSTEQIQGAFSHNLGRTLNGQRAERWHVLFFKMKEKGESRNLLLT, from the exons ATGGCAGCATGCTTTTTGTCCAACTGCAGGCCCCAGCTGACCCTGGAGGAGCTTTTGCCTGCCTCCACCCCTCCCCAGGCGCTGGACCTTCTGAAACAGCTCTTGGTGTTTAACCCTGAGAAATGGCTAACAGCGGAGGAGGCGCTGGAGCATCCCTATGTGCAAAG GTTCCACTGTGCTGCCAAGGAGCCTGCTCTAGACCACAGTGTGACCCTTCCTCTTGCCGACGATGTGCAGCTCTCGGTGGCGGAGTATTGCAATCGGGTTTATGAGGTAATGCCCTGCCCCAGCACAGAACAGATCCAAGGGGCCTTTAGCCATAATCTTGGAAGAACCCTTAATGGCCAGAGGGCTGAGAGATGGCACGTCCTGTTCttcaaaatgaaggaaaaaggagaatccaggaatTTACTCCTGACATAA